The DNA region TGTCCGAGGACGGCACACAGCGTATTGTCCGGCGCGACAAGATCTGACTGAATGCTACACGAAATCCGACCTGGAGAGAAGCGAGAACTAGCTTAAAGCTGAGGTCTACGACTGGCCCGTTACGATCATAAAAACCGTGAGCAGATGAACCTAATTCGATCATTCGTTGCGATGGACCTGGTCGTCCATTCGCTTTACCCCCTTTTCCACCAGGCCGGTTCCTACGCCGATTCTGAATGAAGATCGTTACACACCTGGTGCCGTGTTATAACATGAGTATAAGCTGTAGATTATAGAATGAGAATATCGTGAGTGCCCTAAAGTCATCTTCCAGAACACACTGCGGATATTAAAAAATACTGGGTGTCACAGCGTTTAATGACATTCGAGACTGAGGGAACGCCAGCTGGCGTTGATGGTAAGGAGGGCTTTGGTAACTGGGTACGCCTGGCTAACTCCATAAAGTTTTACTTTTCTAAATACTCGACTattaaaagacaagaaaaggggATGTTTACCTTTACTCTTTGAACCTAAAATATTACAGAAGTCATACACCTGTAAAAAGTGAAAACTTGCTTTGGAGACACCTCTGTAAGAAAGTCTGCAGTCACGTTTTCGGCGTAATTGTGCTAAAGTGCTGATACCTGGAGGGATCAAGGTGCAGTCTCTGCTCTTCTCAGCCTTCTTGCGCGCCAGCAGATCCTGGTACTGCTGCTCTCGCTTCTCTAGGATCCTCTGGTTATACACATCCAGCTGCAACATGCACGCAGATTCAGATGCAGCCAAAAATGATCAGCTGTTCCAGAGAAAAGATTTGGTACCACTGACCTTCTCCTTTTGCTTGATCTTGATGTCCTCCTCCGTCTCGGCTAAGCTCTGAAGACCGTAGGTCGACGGTTCTGTGGGTAAACTAAACTGGACTGATTTAGCAATTTTGGGTGACGACTGGGCGGAAAGGCTCTTGACCGTCTCGATGACCTTCAGACATCTGGCCACAGTTGTAGAAATGGCAGATTTCTCATCGTCTGGAGGGCTGAGTTTTGCTGCTTCCGATGGCGTCACTGTGGCTGTGCTCACGCACGCCGACGGACCGTCGGATTTGAGGTGCGGAGCTGCACGAGGCTGATCGATGAAGGGTAAGACCGCCtgagcagaggggggagagtAAGGAGGTTGTCCCGCAGGGCGCCGTGGTGGAGGTCCAGGCGGtggtcctggaggagttggcCCATGCGGACGTTGGGGTGGAGTCCCAGGAGGATGCTGTCCAGGGAGATGTAGAGGGACTTCTGTGGATAGTCCTGCAACTGGTCCAAACTGCTGGGCTGAGTGGCCGGCTCCAGGGGTCTGGGCGAAACCCCCACTGAAGGTAGCGGAGCTCATCCCCAGAGAGGATTGGGTAATGGTTCCGAGGGGAAAGTTGGAAGAGGGAGTTGGATGTTGGTAGTGagaaggtggaggtgcaggtggtcTGAGAGAAGAAGGGGTGGGGGATTTGGTTCCCATCGTCTTGGTGAGACTCTGTAACATTTGGGCTTTCTTTAGAGACTCCAGCTCTTTTTGGTCCAGGAAATCTTCATATTCTGAGACAGCTTCATGTCTGCTGTGTGGCTCCAAACTAGAAGCCCTAgcaggggagagagaatggaggGCTTCTGATTCGGAAGAACCAGTTCTGCCAGTATAGCGTTCGGCCCTAGAGGATGACAAtgtctctctttctgctgaaGAGGACTTTGGACTGTAGATTTTTTCTTGCGCTCTGCTTGCCAATTTGGAAACATCACCTGTGCTTAACTTTAGGCCAATTGTACGGAGAAGACTCTGGATCTTCTCATAAGGTTCTGCTTGGCTCTTTGAGTCCTGGCTTGTTGGCAGCCATTCAGGACTCGAGTGTTCTTCAGCATCTACCTTCAGCCTGCTCTTGGTGAGCTCCTGAGCCATTCCGACAATTCGGGAAAAGCCTTTTCCATCATGAAGAGCCCGTTCGTGAGGCAGGAGATCATCGCTCCCATAAACTGGTTCGGATTTCTTCTCGGCATCCACTTTTTTGTTTAGCATGTCAAGAAAGCGGTCGAGGGGTTtctgagctgcaggtttctCCACGGGAGGCGACTGACGTGGTTTTGTATGCGAGAGTTGAGGGGATGGGCTTCTGGGAGGTGGTTCTGTGGGAGATGGTGGTCTGTAAGGATGGTGGGAGGATGACTCTGCAGCACTATGGGGTCCTTGAGTTTTAGTGGAGCCAGAAAGAACATCACCAGACTGGGTAGATGGCACGGAACTCTGGGAAGACTGGCTGGAGCGATATGGGTCGTAGGGCGGGTCGCAGTAACGGTCTTCATAGGGTTCGTCGTAAACGTCATAGCGATCAGTGTAGCGCGTGCTGGTGGGCAGAGGGTCACTATAGACCCCTTCCCCATACGGACGAGCTTCATATAAACGGTCACTATAAGGGTGTCGGTCAGAGTAAGGATGACCACTGTAAGGATCACCATAGCGGTCACCATAAAGACGTTCCTGATAAGGGCTGTACGGTCGGTCGTAATAAGGATCCTCGTAGAGTCGAGAAGGGTGTTGGAGGTACTCGGGTCCTTCCGGACGTTTCTTCAGGATTGAGCGTACAGGTCTGTACTCAGCCAACGGAACAGCAATCCTTCCATGGTCGTAGTCTATACAGGTCCTGTGTCCAGGGTCGCGTTCCACTAGGGACTTCTTGTAAGCGATCATCTcattcagctcctccagttctcGTTTTTTCTGTGCCAGCTCATCTTCCACGATTCCAGCTCGTCTGGGAGGAGGACttgcttcttttctcctcctgtgaCTTTCTTCTCGCTCCCTGCTGACTTTGCTCCTCTTCTTGTTGGCCCTgtccctgctcctctccctgctcctgctgcgACTCTTTGAGCGCCTGTACGACCTCTCTCTACTTCGCACGATCCGACTGCCTTTGCGGTCGcggtcagtgctgctgctgctgggtctcTTTTTCAGGGTACGTCCAAACTCATCTCTTTTGGGGCTCCTGCTTCTACTCCGAGTCCcgcctctgctcctgctcctacTCCTGCTTCTACTCTTGCTCCtactcctgctcctgctcctacTCCTGCTTCTACTCCTGCTTCTACTATGTCTATATCTGTTTAAACTGCAGTTCCTCTTGTGGACGCTGGTCTTGCTGTCTCGGGTTCTTAGGCTTTTGACCACTGCCTTGAGCTTCTCTGTGTTTTGCTTCACTTTCCTGAAATGTGAGAGGTAAATTGTGTAACAACAGCTCCCAACAAGTCTGGACTCCAccataattaaataaatcataaCTCACTCAGTGTCCTCTAAAGCTTTGGCCAGCTTGATGGTCATCTGCCCAGTGAAAGAGATACATTTACATTGAACGAAAAACACTACTGGAAATACACAGTAATAATTGGATATGGAAATATTTTAGTTATCGTTTTACTTCTGCTATTATAACAATCTCAATCCCAACAATTAACCAATTAAGAAGAGGTAAAGGTCCAGCATGAAACCAGCTTTTGGACATCTTATCCTGTCCATGGCTCTAAAAGCTGAAGTTagaagtgaaatgaaaaaaaacaaacaaactcaccTTTCCTTTGCTGGCTCCCACACCCCCGAGTTTACGGACAGGTAAGAAGACGCTCTCGGTGTAGCGTTTGATCCTGATGGCCTGTATTCCACCCTCTGCCGTTTCatgctggaaaataaaatatcttcaacaacagcagtgcaTTCAGGCCATTTAAAGGCCTCATCTTCCTGTTGACTGTATTATACAGTCTCCCCCAGCTTCACTTACCGCTGCCAAGCTGAAGTCCACCTTCTCGTTcagctccagcttcttcttctccacaaCCTCAAACATGTGGAAGTACAGCTGAGGATTCTGGGAGCACTTGATGAGGCCTGAGTTGTCGGAGAACTCGATGACGATGCCCTGGTGATCCGTGAGTTAAAATCCAAATTTCATACTTcacataaaatatataaaatagttTCACTGGTTGTCACAGATGAGTCCCAGCCTGTaaagaagcccccccccatGTCTTACATGTTGCCGCTGCTCGTTGGACTCCTCAAAGGACTCGGGGAGGATCTCTACATAGGTGGCCCGTTCGGCTTTGGTCTCTAGGTGTGTAGCGATGTGGAAACGGACCTTCACAGAACAAACAGGTAAGATCTGTGTTTTCAGTACCACCTCCTGTGCTCAGAGGACAGAACCCTCACCCTGTCTCCGTCAAACATGGTGGCGGTGCTCAGCAGGTCGTTGGGACAGAAGgaaagctgcttctgctgcccaTCAACGGTCATCACCAGGCGACCCATGCTAGGCTCTGGTTTAGCTTCCCCGCCAGCGTTAGCATCAGGCAACAGTTTAAcatcctcttccttctctaCTTTAATCTCCAtccgttcctcctcctcagcgccttcttccttctcatcttctgtggttttctccactttaatTTTGACCTGAGAGAGACAAACAATATTAAAAGAATGAATGTTTTCAGGACAGAAGGGAATTTCCTCCTCTACCTGTGTGACAGGCATTTGTCCATTTTTTGTAGCTCCTTGTTCTTCAGTCGGCTCCTGCTTGATTTTCATGTTCCTGGAGATGGCCTTCAGAACAGTTCCTTCAAAGCGTTCCTTGCTGATCTCGTCCAGGGTGTCGGGGTCTCTCACTTTAAAGCCAAGGGGGGTCCACTAGGATGCAACAGCAAATGCAGATGAAGTGAAATACAAATcttaacattaaaacaaaatgaaccttggtataaaaacatgtttatatGAAACGTGGAACCCCAGTTAATAATAAGACCCTCTTCAGCCACAAAGAAAATTTTAAAACTTCATATAAAATTGGTAATAGCATATATACCAACACAGAGCCAAGAACTTTTAACAGGGTTGGGGCAgataaatattacatttaactTTGAAAACATcttaatatttgtatttactTTGCATTTGGCTGCCTCCAGAGCTGCCACTGcgttttccttcctcttcctctctgcctctctgagttgctcctcctccttcctcttcacctcctccacctcctttttcttcctcttctctgcctcctctcgtttcttctgctcttccagGATCGGGTCTTTGTCCCTCTTGGTTCTCATCAGCCGGATGGCTCTCTTCTTGCCTTTTTCCTGCGGGAACAAAATGACACCGTTAGTGgaggttttttcctcctcttcattggATTTTCACTCCTCGTGCTCACCAACGCCAGCGTGAACTCCACCTCCTTGTGCACGTCTTCAGAACTGAACTCTGAGTCACTGAAGTTCTCACAGGTGTCGAAGGAAAGCTCTCCGTGATCGGCCGAGTTGACAATGCCTTCATCGCCCGACAGCCAGGTGATCACACCCTAAATACCAGCAGATGACACACGGAGAACACAAGAGGCATAATTAAAATGTATCATTTTTAAACATACCTTACAGTTTCACACTTACAATTACATTCATGTTCTCCAATGAGTCAATATCACTATCATTGATAAATTGCTGCCAATGTTTACCAGCTCTCTGATCTCCTTGGTGTAGCTGAAGGTGAAGGGGACTTTAGGCTTGATGTTGGTTGCCATTTTCCTCCCGGTTGCTACATTATAGAGCAGGTTGATCAGCACGTGGTCGTTCTTCAGCAGTGTGATGCCACAGTCGCggtggtcaaaggtcacgttgGTCTTGATGGGGCCGATATTTGCATGAATCTGGCCTGGGTAACCTGGCGTCTGAGGCTGAAATTACACGTGATGTCAGGATTTAAGTCAGGATTGTTAGATTTTTAAGAGACCCTGCAGATGTGAATAATAGACGATAGGTGGATGCATCTTTTCCAAAACTTTCAGTGGACTCTTCACTGTCACatcagtaaacaggaagtgctcaccGAGGGCTCCGTGATGGTCTGTGTAACGACACCTTCATACAGCTCTGGGTCTAACTTCATGTTGGGTTCCACTTCCGGCGTCATGCTGTTCTGTAATTGCTGAACGCTGTCGTTGTCGTTTTGACTGTTGTCCCCCTTGCTGGCAGAGGATGCAGAGGCGGAGCAGATGGTCAGGAGGAGGGGCTCCTTCACCCGTTTGATCCGGATGGCACGGTTGCCTGATCTCAGCTGAGGAGACAGCAGTTTCAGATGAAAGCCCCACTAAAACTGCCCCAGAGAGGGCTATGTGGATGCCTCACCGTGATCACAGTGAACTCCACTTCCTCGTTGACGTCCTCTACAGTAAACTCCACATCGCTTAAATTTTCTTTGACGTCAAAGGGAAGCTCGCCGTGCTTCTCGGACTTAACGACACCTTCGCCATCCTTCAGGCAGATGATGACGCCCTGCGGAAGAGAACTCATTAGAGACAAAAGCCATTTTACACAGAGGGCTGACCTGTAAGGGACACTTCCTGCCAGCTGACCTGCTCTCGGATCTCCTGAGTTTCACTGAAAGTCGATGGGATCTTGGGCTTGATGTTAGTGGCGCGCCTCTTCTCGGTGACAATATCGGTCAGCAGATTGATGAGCACCTGGTCGTTCTTCAGCAGTGTAACCGTGCTGTCCTTTGCGTCAAATGTCAGATTTGTCCTGAGCGGCCCGATGCTCACGTGGACCTGACCTGGGTACTGACGCTCGCCAGgctgcagagcaaaaaaaaaaaatgcagtcaACAACCAGGAATCTGAGGATGAAATGAGTGAGTTCCAAATCAACTGACCTGAGGCTCCACAATCGGCTGAGTCACCACAGCCTCGTAGATTTCTGGTTCCACATTCTCCGTTCCACCAGGTGCCACCTTCACATCCGTCGCTATTAGACTCCCCTACATCACATCATTGATGTAAAAAGATTAAAACACACACCGGCGACTGATGGCGCACTTTAATTTTCCACAAATTGACAAAACCTATACGATTTTTTGGAGTCAGACTAACGTTTACGGTTGTGTTCAGCATAATTTGCCCTGGACACATTTCAGGAGAACTGGAAAATGTATTTAGATGTGTTTAATCTATTTAAGTGGCACGCGTGGTGGAGGGCTGACTGTCATCTTGCCTTCTCCTTGCAGGCAGTGAAGTGGACTCGAACACCAGGCGTCATTGCTTTTGGATTTCCAAAAAAGACGTCAAAGCTGAAGGTGTACTTCTGCAGGTCTTCTCTCTCAATGTAGCCAAAGCTCGGCTGGAAACAGATAAACGTCTATCAATTATAATCTCGGAAGATTACATAAAACTCACACCAAACATTCAACAATTTACATACATTTGTCAATGTATCtggatgtatatatatatatattttgattGCAAATATCAAACCTATAAGCCATTGGTCACATGACATGACCTAAACAAGTTGCTGCATGTGCACATTCTCACCCCAATAAACGAAATGATGCCTGTCGACCTTCCTGGGGGAGGCCTGGAAACAGAATGAAAGAAGGTATTTTTGCCAGCAAATGAGATTGTTTTGACAAAAGACAAGGAAAGCATGGGGACCTACTTCTCAAACGTGCGCTTCCCCAGGAGGCCAAGAGCCTTGCTGGTGTTAGGTTTATTTGTAGGTTTAGGTCGTGGGGCAACAGTGGGTGGCTCAGTCGCCGGCGTCGGGACAGGCTCCTCAGTCTTTTTGGCATCTGATGGTGCCGATTCTGTGGGTGGTGCCGAAATCAAGGCTTTGATCTGGAAGAAAAGATGGAAACCATTGAGGTATTTGGGGGCTTTATGAGGCTGAGAGGGTTCCacacagcaacaaaacaaacgCACCCACTCAGGCTGGTCTGGCGGAGGGTTGGGCAGCACTTCCTCTACAACTGGCTGAACAGGAAGGAAGATTTTCAGCAATGACACGATAAACATTGAACAAGCACAGCATCATTAATAGTGTGTTACCTCCCCTGTCCACCCAGTGGGGTACCCTCCAAAACCCACAGGGGGTGGGATTCCTGGGGTAAGAATCCCTGTGGGAGGAATCCCGGGTGGTGGGATGCATGGAGGAGGAACCGGGGCCACATatgctgcagcatctggaggAAGTGATCCTGGTGGCAGTGTCTCACTTCCCCATAGTTCAGGGGGACCTTCAGGACGCCAATCAGATGGGGGGCTCCAGTCTCTAGGGTGCATTCTCCAGCCTTCAGGGTGACGTAGCCCCCAGTCGTCAGGATTAGCTGGTCTCCAGTCATCAGGGTGACGTGGTCTCCAGTCCTCTGGTGGACGCAACCAATCTTCAGGATGACCACCCCAGCCTAGTGGTGGGGGTCCTCTTGGTACCCAGTCAGGTGGCTCAGATCCTCTTGAACCCCATCCACGTGGAGGCAGGTGGCCCCATCCACCTGGTGGAGGTGGACCCCATCCATCTGGCAGAGGGGGGCCTCTTGGGTCCCATCCTTCTGGCGGTATTGGTGGCCATCTCTCTGGAGGTAGAGGACCCCAGCCGTCGGGTGCCAGTGGGCCTCCTGGTGGCCGAGGACCCCATCCACCTGGTCGTGGAGGGCCCCAGCCTGGCGGGCCTATGTCGAAAGGCGGACCGTCTTCGCCTGGCGGTCCCGTTGTGGGTCGACTCCGTTTTGGTCCCATCATGTTTCCACGGGAGCTGCGAGGAGCAGACGGCTGACTAAACTAGCTACCGACACAACTGTCTAAACGGCAACAGCGTGCTGTACGAACGTAAACCAGCGTTTTGGGTGGAAACTAACCTCTTTTAACACCATAACGTCACTGATGTTGATGAAAAATCATTTTTACTGAAAGGCTGTAACTGTACGTGCAAATCAACACAGCACTGTGCAGAACTTCTTCTTTATATCACGTCTTCTGCTGGCGCGCGCCCCCTTCGGATGGAGGATGAATTACAACGAGCTACAACGACTGATCGCCATTTGTGGacttaaaaaatgttttaatgtacCCAAGTTGACGATAAAGTGATTTTAGTATTTACAGTTATAATCCCACCTGTCTGCTCTTGGGTGAAATAACGCATTTTGGAGGACTGGATGATTAAGGATTTTGTAAGaggataaaataataaaagggGAGTCGTAGGGGGGTTttgttttgcatgtttgttttgttttctttaaataaagaaCCCGGGATAAAGAAATTGTATGATAATCAGCAATGACCTCTATTTAAAAATGGCCTTGATaattgataataaaaaaaattctaagGACTATGAATGTCAACTTTGTATTATTTGACCACTCTCTTTGAGATTAAAGATTCTCCAGTCAAACTAATCACTTGTGTTGTTCTCCAAAGAGGCGGAGCctaaaaataatgataaaaattAAATGACAAGGAGCCTCTATCGCTGTAATATGAAAAAGGGTCAAATAAACAGAAATCTA from Takifugu rubripes chromosome 4, fTakRub1.2, whole genome shotgun sequence includes:
- the LOC105416353 gene encoding uncharacterized protein isoform X1, translated to MMGPKRSRPTTGPPGEDGPPFDIGPPGWGPPRPGGWGPRPPGGPLAPDGWGPLPPERWPPIPPEGWDPRGPPLPDGWGPPPPGGWGHLPPRGWGSRGSEPPDWVPRGPPPLGWGGHPEDWLRPPEDWRPRHPDDWRPANPDDWGLRHPEGWRMHPRDWSPPSDWRPEGPPELWGSETLPPGSLPPDAAAYVAPVPPPCIPPPGIPPTGILTPGIPPPVGFGGYPTGWTGEPVVEEVLPNPPPDQPEWIKALISAPPTESAPSDAKKTEEPVPTPATEPPTVAPRPKPTNKPNTSKALGLLGKRTFEKPPPGRSTGIISFIGPSFGYIEREDLQKYTFSFDVFFGNPKAMTPGVRVHFTACKEKGSLIATDVKVAPGGTENVEPEIYEAVVTQPIVEPQPGERQYPGQVHVSIGPLRTNLTFDAKDSTVTLLKNDQVLINLLTDIVTEKRRATNIKPKIPSTFSETQEIREQGVIICLKDGEGVVKSEKHGELPFDVKENLSDVEFTVEDVNEEVEFTVITLRSGNRAIRIKRVKEPLLLTICSASASSASKGDNSQNDNDSVQQLQNSMTPEVEPNMKLDPELYEGVVTQTITEPSPQTPGYPGQIHANIGPIKTNVTFDHRDCGITLLKNDHVLINLLYNVATGRKMATNIKPKVPFTFSYTKEIRELGVITWLSGDEGIVNSADHGELSFDTCENFSDSEFSSEDVHKEVEFTLALEKGKKRAIRLMRTKRDKDPILEEQKKREEAEKRKKKEVEEVKRKEEEQLREAERKRKENAVAALEAAKCKWTPLGFKVRDPDTLDEISKERFEGTVLKAISRNMKIKQEPTEEQGATKNGQMPVTQVKIKVEKTTEDEKEEGAEEEERMEIKVEKEEDVKLLPDANAGGEAKPEPSMGRLVMTVDGQQKQLSFCPNDLLSTATMFDGDRVRFHIATHLETKAERATYVEILPESFEESNEQRQHGIVIEFSDNSGLIKCSQNPQLYFHMFEVVEKKKLELNEKVDFSLAAHETAEGGIQAIRIKRYTESVFLPVRKLGGVGASKGKMTIKLAKALEDTEKVKQNTEKLKAVVKSLRTRDSKTSVHKRNCSLNRYRHSRSRSRSRSRSRSRSRSKSRSRSRSRSRGGTRSRSRSPKRDEFGRTLKKRPSSSSTDRDRKGSRIVRSRERSYRRSKSRSRSRERSRDRANKKRSKVSREREESHRRRKEASPPPRRAGIVEDELAQKKRELEELNEMIAYKKSLVERDPGHRTCIDYDHGRIAVPLAEYRPVRSILKKRPEGPEYLQHPSRLYEDPYYDRPYSPYQERLYGDRYGDPYSGHPYSDRHPYSDRLYEARPYGEGVYSDPLPTSTRYTDRYDVYDEPYEDRYCDPPYDPYRSSQSSQSSVPSTQSGDVLSGSTKTQGPHSAAESSSHHPYRPPSPTEPPPRSPSPQLSHTKPRQSPPVEKPAAQKPLDRFLDMLNKKVDAEKKSEPVYGSDDLLPHERALHDGKGFSRIVGMAQELTKSRLKVDAEEHSSPEWLPTSQDSKSQAEPYEKIQSLLRTIGLKLSTGDVSKLASRAQEKIYSPKSSSAERETLSSSRAERYTGRTGSSESEALHSLSPARASSLEPHSRHEAVSEYEDFLDQKELESLKKAQMLQSLTKTMGTKSPTPSSLRPPAPPPSHYQHPTPSSNFPLGTITQSSLGMSSATFSGGFAQTPGAGHSAQQFGPVAGLSTEVPLHLPGQHPPGTPPQRPHGPTPPGPPPGPPPRRPAGQPPYSPPSAQAVLPFIDQPRAAPHLKSDGPSACVSTATVTPSEAAKLSPPDDEKSAISTTVARCLKVIETVKSLSAQSSPKIAKSVQFSLPTEPSTYGLQSLAETEEDIKIKQKEKLDVYNQRILEKREQQYQDLLARKKAEKSRDCTLIPPGISTLAQLRRKRDCRLSYRGVSKASFHFLQVYDFCNILGSKSKGKPVSSEPKNIWICGHSLVYWAESRARSPEVGMQLGMDPNKVTIWWKGTQGMTWPQLLPQLHQLKVTWPNPDVLIIHLGGNDLSTDSPTGLLASVKKDLTSIKSIFPQCILVWSNILPRRVWRHSTDSHEVDLVRTTVNRRIQTIVSDLGGVSLTHDNIRCGTNTGHYRTDGVHLSHKGIDLFNLNLQDLLEKWELSSEKS
- the LOC105416353 gene encoding uncharacterized protein isoform X5 yields the protein MMGPKRSRPTTGPPGEDGPPFDIGPPGWGPPRPGGWGPRPPGGPLAPDGWGPLPPERWPPIPPEGWDPRGPPLPDGWGPPPPGGWGHLPPRGWGSRGSEPPDWVPRGPPPLGWGGHPEDWLRPPEDWRPRHPDDWRPANPDDWGLRHPEGWRMHPRDWSPPSDWRPEGPPELWGSETLPPGSLPPDAAAYVAPVPPPCIPPPGIPPTGILTPGIPPPVGFGGYPTGWTGEPVVEEVLPNPPPDQPEWIKALISAPPTESAPSDAKKTEEPVPTPATEPPTVAPRPKPTNKPNTSKALGLLGKRTFEKPPPGRSTGIISFIGPSFGYIEREDLQKYTFSFDVFFGNPKAMTPGVRVHFTACKEKGSLIATDVKVAPGGTENVEPEIYEAVVTQPIVEPQPGERQYPGQVHVSIGPLRTNLTFDAKDSTVTLLKNDQVLINLLTDIVTEKRRATNIKPKIPSTFSETQEIREQGVIICLKDGEGVVKSEKHGELPFDVKENLSDVEFTVEDVNEEVEFTVITLRSGNRAIRIKRVKEPLLLTICSASASSASKGDNSQNDNDSVQQLQNSMTPEVEPNMKLDPELYEGVVTQTITEPSPQTPGYPGQIHANIGPIKTNVTFDHRDCGITLLKNDHVLINLLYNVATGRKMATNIKPKVPFTFSYTKEIRELGVITWLSGDEGIVNSADHGELSFDTCENFSDSEFSSEDVHKEVEFTLALEKGKKRAIRLMRTKRDKDPILEEQKKREEAEKRKKKEVEEVKRKEEEQLREAERKRKENAVAALEAAKCKWTPLGFKVRDPDTLDEISKERFEGTVLKAISRNMKIKQEPTEEQGATKNGQMPVTQVKIKVEKTTEDEKEEGAEEEERMEIKVEKEEDVKLLPDANAGGEAKPEPSMGRLVMTVDGQQKQLSFCPNDLLSTATMFDGDRVRFHIATHLETKAERATYVEILPESFEESNEQRQHGIVIEFSDNSGLIKCSQNPQLYFHMFEVVEKKKLELNEKVDFSLAAHETAEGGIQAIRIKRYTESVFLPVRKLGGVGASKGKMTIKLAKALEDTEKVKQNTEKLKAVVKSLRTRDSKTSVHKRNCSLNRYRHSRSRSRSRSRSRSRSRSKSRSRSRSRSRGGTRSRSRSPKRDEFGRTLKKRPSSSSTDRDRKGSRIVRSRERSYRRSKSRSRSRERSRDRANKKRSKVSREREESHRRRKEASPPPRRAGIVEDELAQKKRELEELNEMIAYKKSLVERDPGHRTCIDYDHGRIAVPLAEYRPVRSILKKRPEGPEYLQHPSRLYEDPYYDRPYSPYQERLYGDRYGDPYSGHPYSDRHPYSDRLYEARPYGEGVYSDPLPTSTRYTDRYDVYDEPYEDRYCDPPYDPYRSSQSSQSSVPSTQSGDVLSGSTKTQGPHSAAESSSHHPYRPPSPTEPPPRSPSPQLSHTKPRQSPPVEKPAAQKPLDRFLDMLNKKVDAEKKSEPVYGSDDLLPHERALHDGKGFSRIVGMAQELTKSRLKVDAEEHSSPEWLPTSQDSKSQAEPYEKIQSLLRTIGLKLSTGDVSKLASRAQEKIYSPKSSSAERETLSSSRAERYTGRTGSSESEALHSLSPARASSLEPHSRHEAVSEYEDFLDQKELESLKKAQMLQSLTKTMGTKSPTPSSLRPPAPPPSHYQHPTPSSNFPLGTITQSSLGMSSATFSGGFAQTPGAGHSAQQFGPVAGLSTEVPLHLPGQHPPGTPPQRPHGPTPPGPPPGPPPRRPAGQPPYSPPSAQAVLPFIDQPRAAPHLKSDGPSACVSTATVTPSEAAKLSPPDDEKSAISTTVARCLKVIETVKSLSAQSSPKIAKSVQFSLPTEPSTYGLQSLAETEEDIKIKQKEKLDVYNQRILEKREQQYQDLLARKKAEKSRDCTLIPPGV
- the LOC105416353 gene encoding uncharacterized protein isoform X2 — its product is MMGPKRSRPTTGPPGEDGPPFDIGPPGWGPPRPGGWGPRPPGGPLAPDGWGPLPPERWPPIPPEGWDPRGPPLPDGWGPPPPGGWGHLPPRGWGSRGSEPPDWVPRGPPPLGWGGHPEDWLRPPEDWRPRHPDDWRPANPDDWGLRHPEGWRMHPRDWSPPSDWRPEGPPELWGSETLPPGSLPPDAAAYVAPVPPPCIPPPGIPPTGILTPGIPPPVGFGGYPTGWTGEPVVEEVLPNPPPDQPEWIKALISAPPTESAPSDAKKTEEPVPTPATEPPTVAPRPKPTNKPNTSKALGLLGKRTFEKPPPGRSTGIISFIGPSFGYIEREDLQKYTFSFDVFFGNPKAMTPGVRVHFTACKEKGSLIATDVKVAPGGTENVEPEIYEAVVTQPIVEPQPGERQYPGQVHVSIGPLRTNLTFDAKDSTVTLLKNDQVLINLLTDIVTEKRRATNIKPKIPSTFSETQEIREQGVIICLKDGEGVVKSEKHGELPFDVKENLSDVEFTVEDVNEEVEFTVITLRSGNRAIRIKRVKEPLLLTICSASASSASKGDNSQNDNDSVQQLQNSMTPEVEPNMKLDPELYEGVVTQTITEPSPQTPGYPGQIHANIGPIKTNVTFDHRDCGITLLKNDHVLINLLYNVATGRKMATNIKPKVPFTFSYTKEIRELGVITWLSGDEGIVNSADHGELSFDTCENFSDSEFSSEDVHKEVEFTLALEKGKKRAIRLMRTKRDKDPILEEQKKREEAEKRKKKEVEEVKRKEEEQLREAERKRKENAVAALEAAKCKWTPLGFKVRDPDTLDEISKERFEGTVLKAISRNMKIKQEPTEEQGATKNGQMPVTQVKIKVEKTTEDEKEEGAEEEERMEIKVEKEEDVKLLPDANAGGEAKPEPSMGRLVMTVDGQQKQLSFCPNDLLSTATMFDGDRVRFHIATHLETKAERATYVEILPESFEESNEQRQHGIVIEFSDNSGLIKCSQNPQLYFHMFEVVEKKKLELNEKVDFSLAAHETAEGGIQAIRIKRYTESVFLPVRKLGGVGASKGKMTIKLAKALEDTEKVKQNTEKLKAVVKSLRTRDSKTSVHKRNCSLNRYRHSRSRSRSRSRSRSRSRSKSRSRSRSRSRGGTRSRSRSPKRDEFGRTLKKRPSSSSTDRDRKGSRIVRSRERSYRRSKSRSRSRERSRDRANKKRSKVSREREESHRRRKEASPPPRRAGIVEDELAQKKRELEELNEMIAYKKSLVERDPGHRTCIDYDHGRIAVPLAEYRPVRSILKKRPEGPEYLQHPSRLYEDPYYDRPYSPYQERLYGDRYGDPYSGHPYSDRHPYSDRLYEARPYGEGVYSDPLPTSTRYTDRYDVYDEPYEDRYCDPPYDPYRSSQSSQSSVPSTQSGDVLSGSTKTQGPHSAAESSSHHPYRPPSPTEPPPRSPSPQLSHTKPRQSPPVEKPAAQKPLDRFLDMLNKKVDAEKKSEPVYGSDDLLPHERALHDGKGFSRIVGMAQELTKSRLKVDAEEHSSPEWLPTSQDSKSQAEPYEKIQSLLRTIGLKLSTGDVSKLASRAQEKIYSPKSSSAERETLSSSRAERYTGRTGSSESEALHSLSPARASSLEPHSRHEAVSEYEDFLDQKELESLKKAQMLQSLTKTMGTKSPTPSSLRPPAPPPSHYQHPTPSSNFPLGTITQSSLGMSSATFSGGFAQTPGAGHSAQQFGPVAGLSTEVPLHLPGQHPPGTPPQRPHGPTPPGPPPGPPPRRPAGQPPYSPPSAQAVLPFIDQPRAAPHLKSDGPSACVSTATVTPSEAAKLSPPDDEKSAISTTVARCLKVIETVKSLSAQSSPKIAKSVQFSLPTEPSTYGLQSLAETEEDIKIKQKEKLDVYNQRILEKREQQYQDLLARKKAEKSRDCTLIPPGKPVSSEPKNIWICGHSLVYWAESRARSPEVGMQLGMDPNKVTIWWKGTQGMTWPQLLPQLHQLKVTWPNPDVLIIHLGGNDLSTDSPTGLLASVKKDLTSIKSIFPQCILVWSNILPRRVWRHSTDSHEVDLVRTTVNRRIQTIVSDLGGVSLTHDNIRCGTNTGHYRTDGVHLSHKGIDLFNLNLQDLLEKWELSSEKS